One Gadus morhua chromosome 1, gadMor3.0, whole genome shotgun sequence DNA segment encodes these proteins:
- the tgfa gene encoding protransforming growth factor alpha, with product MNRILWDAVFLLTGSLFTLGASQGGSVMDASPSIPITSTGAPNTSSASAPSASTLVSTAASSRTTSSTTTIATPKTIPPVKKFVAAAVRFHFDDCPDSHRHFCFHGTCRFLILEETPACVCPSGFVGMRCEHADLLAVVATNHRGQTVATVLVLCVMGCALTMLFCTLLHCWWRRDYERRRRAFHKEKTREMLKGGPSFCPSESVV from the exons ATGAATCGGATCCTCTGGGATGCAGTGTTTCTCCTGACTG GTTCCCTGTTTACACTGGGAGCATCACAGGGGGGTTCAGTGATGGATGCCAGCCCCTCCATCCCCATCACCTCCACTGGTGCCCccaacacctcctccgcctccgctccctccgcctccaccctggTCAGCACCGCCGCCAGCAGTAGAACAACCTCTTCTACCACCACCATCGCTACACCCAAAACCATCCCACCAGTTAAAA AGTTTGTGGCGGCTGCGGTTCGGTTCCACTTTGACGACTGTCCGGACTCACACCGACACTTCTGTTTCCATGGCACCTGTCGCTTCCTTATCCTGGAGGAAAcgcctgcatgtgt GTGTCCATCGGGCTTTGTGGGGATGAGGTGTGAGCATGCAGACCTCCTGGCTGTGGTGGCCACCAACCACCGAGGGCAGACCGTGGCCACGGTGCTGGTGCTGTGTGTCATGGGCTGTGCCCTGACCATGCTGTTCTGCACACTTTTACA TTGTTGGTGGAGGCGGGATTATGAAAGACGGAGGAGGGCTTTTCACAAGGAAAAGACCAGAGAAATGCTGAAGGGCGGGCCATCGTTCTGTCCGTCTGAAAGTG TGGTGTGA